A part of Helicobacter canis genomic DNA contains:
- a CDS encoding outer membrane protein assembly factor BamD, which yields MRFDKRLFRFCVLQCSALAICVVFSACDKKDKNEFNKPAIYWYQNIIKEIKFGNLEGADNFYASLQSEHINSPLLPEAMLILGQAHIRKEEYLLAEFYFDEYLKRFGTAKNADYITYLKLQSRYYGIKNSSKDQEFFSDSLSAFDDFLDKYPTSRYVPFVQTMQVRFVLGQNELNRGIVNVYKKQKKPEAVQKYLDRIDDDLESNAKPKPSYIPEYVRMFNW from the coding sequence ATGCGATTTGATAAAAGGCTTTTTCGTTTTTGTGTATTGCAGTGTAGTGCGCTTGCCATTTGTGTTGTCTTTAGTGCTTGTGATAAAAAAGACAAAAATGAGTTTAATAAACCAGCGATATATTGGTATCAAAACATCATCAAAGAAATAAAATTTGGGAATCTAGAAGGCGCGGATAATTTCTATGCGTCATTGCAAAGTGAGCATATCAACTCCCCCTTGCTACCAGAAGCTATGCTGATTTTAGGGCAGGCTCACATAAGAAAAGAGGAGTATTTGCTCGCAGAATTTTATTTTGATGAGTATTTGAAGCGTTTTGGCACGGCAAAAAATGCTGATTATATCACCTACTTAAAACTCCAAAGTCGCTACTATGGGATTAAGAACTCTAGTAAAGATCAGGAGTTTTTCTCTGACTCTCTCTCTGCCTTTGATGATTTTTTAGATAAATATCCTACAAGTCGGTATGTGCCTTTCGTGCAGACAATGCAAGTGCGCTTTGTGCTAGGGCAAAATGAGCTTAATAGGGGGATTGTCAATGTCTATAAAAAGCAAAAAAAGCCCGAAGCAGTGCAAAAATACCTTGATAGAATCGATGATGACCTAGAATCTAACGCCAAGCCCAAGCCATCTTACATACCTGAATATGTGCGTATGTTTAATTGGTAA